GCTCGTAACGATCCACTTCGCGGGCTACGATGCGCTCGGCAGCCTGCGCTTCTTTGCTACGCTCGGCCAGGTTGGCTGCGGCAACCTGTTGCAGGTCGTCGATGTCATAGACAAAGGCTCCGTCGACCTGGTTCATCGCCGGCTCCACGTCGCGTGGCACAGCAATGTCGATGAAGAACATCGGACGGCCTTTGCGGCGTGAAAGCAGATCGCGACCCATCTTCACGGTGAAGACGGCCTCCTGTGATCCGGTCGAGGTCACGACGATATCGGCCAGGTGTGCCTGTGCCGCGAGAGCATCGAAGTCCATGACCGAGCCCTGAAACTCTTCTGCGATCCTTTGAGCACGCGAGCGAGTGCGGTTGGCAACGTAAAGCGTTCCCGCGCCCTGCGCGATCAGATGCCTGGCCGCGAGCTCCGACATCTTGCCGGCGCCCACCAGAAGTATTGTCTTGCCCCTCAGCGAGCCGAAGATCTTCTGCGCCAGGTCAACAGCAATGGAAGCAATGGACACCGAGGTCGAGCCGATCTGGGTCTCGCGACGCACCTTGCGCGCAACCGTAAACGCGCGCTGCAACAGCGGCTCCAGCGTCGACTGCACCGCACCCACCTCGCGGGCAACGGTATAGCTCTCCTTCACCTGGCCGAGGATCTGCGGCTCGCCGACCACCATGGAATCCAGCGAAGAGGCGACACGGAAAAGGTGACGCACAGCCTCGCGCTCCGAGTATTCGTAGAGATGCGGCTCGATCTCTTGCTTGGAGATGGCGAAGTACTCGGCAAGAAAACGGCGGAGGTCGGTGTTGTCTTCGTGACAGGTCACCAGCTCCACACGATTGCACGTGGAAAGGATCATGCTCTCGCGCACACCCGGCTGATGCAGCAGCGACCGTGTCGCGTCGGCCAGACGGCCGGACGGAATCGCCAGGCGCTCGCGTACCTCGATCGGAGCCGTATTGTGGTTCACTCCCAGGAGCGCGATCTTCATGAAGTGAACCTGTGCACGTTCGAGAACTGGTTGGCCACCCAGGCGGCGATCATCACAAGGAAGACAAAGCTTGAAAGGTATACGGCACGCCTGCCACGCAGACCCGAACTGCGCCGGATCTGGATCATCAGGATGTACGCGACCCACATGCCGAAGCTGAGCAGCACCTTCGGATCGGCGAAGTAAGCCGGGCCAACCGTCTCCTGCGCGACCACGGAACCGATCAGCAGGCCACCGGTCATGCAGGGCAGACCGAAGAGCAGCGACTTCAGCGCGATCTGGTCCATCGTCTCGAGCGGCGGCAGCCATCCGGCCAGAGAACCAAGGCCCTTGGTCTTCAGGCGGCGCTCCTGGACGAGATACAGCACACTCGCCAGCAGGGAGAGCATCATCGCCGCATAGGCTGCGAGGAGAAGCGCCACGTGCAGCCAGATCCAGCCGCTGCGCACCAGGGCGGATTCCGCAAAGTGCTGCCCGGGCACAAATGCCGCCACCAACGCCAAAGTGAATGCGATAGGCAGCGCAAAGACGCCAAGCTGCAGCGTGCGGTAGCGCCAGTACACCAATAGAAACGCTCCGGCAATCAACATAGCCATCAGCGCCTGCACCTCGCGCGCCTCAACGGGCACACGATGGTGAGCAGCGTTCATCGTCTCGGACAGCGCAACGAATTGAAACACAACGCCCATGACGGCGGCAGGCAGAGCGATGTGGCGCCAGCGTGGGCGCTCATATAGCGCCGCCGGCAAAACCGCGAGGCTGGCAACCCCATACAGCAGAACCGCGACCCTGAGCCAGAGCAAAGACATGGCGAACTTCCAGTATATAAGGTCGCGGCCATCAGCTTTTACTTTCACCACCTTAGCCACCAAAATTCGAGTCAGATCCCCGATTTAGCCATACGTTCACATGGACGATGATGGGACCGGCGCAAAGCCGATAAAATCGCCGGATGCGCAGTTGGAAACAGGACCTGTGGTCGATGGTGAAGCTGGCGACGCCGGTCGTCCTGGCGGAGCTTGGCTGGATGCTGCAGGGCATCGTCGACGTCATCATGGTGGGCCGCCTCGGCCCGATCGGCATTGGAGCCGTTGCCCTGGGCAACGCTCTCTACTACGCGCCTTCCCTCTTCGGCATCGGTCTGATCCTCGGTCTCGACACCATGGTCTCGCAGGCCTATGGCCGCAAGGATTACGATGCCTGCCACCGCTGGCTGGCGCAGGGAGTTTATATCGCACTGCTCGCGACCCCTCCGCTCATGTTGCTCGTCTGGTCGCTCGGGCAGATGGTGGGTCACTTCGGCGTCGCATCTGCCCTGGTGGAACCTACCTCGCATTACGTCAGCACCCTGGTCTGGGGAACCCTGCCGCTGCTGCTCTACGCGGCATCCCGCCGATATCTGCAGGCAGTGGGTCAGAGCCGCATGGTGACCATCACCTTCGTCGCTGCCAATATCGTGAACTGGGCCGGCAACTGGGTCCTCATCTACGGCCACTTCGGCATGCCCGCGATGGGTGTGCGAGGCTCAGCTCTGTCGACCGTGCTCTCGCGCGTGATGATGGCCGTCATGCTGCTCGGCTTCGCCTGGAGATATGAGCGCCGCCGCGGCCATCCACTCTTTGCTCATTGGGCTGGACCGCACTGGCATCAGATCCGGCATCTCGCCCGGATCGGCCTGCCAGCGGCGCTGCAGATCATCCTGGAGATAGGCGCCTTCGGCTTCTCCACCGTGCTTGCCGGAAAGGTCTCTCCCATCGCCCTGGCCGCCCACCAGATCGCGCTGAACTACGCAGCACTGGCGTACATGGTGCCCCTCGGCATCTCTGCCGCGGCCTCGGTCGCCGTTGGCCATGCGGTAGGAGCCGGAGACCCCGAACGTGCCCGCAGCGACGGGTGGCTGGCAATGATTCTCGGTGTAAGCTTCATGGCCGTAGTGGCTGTGTTCTTCGTCGCACTTCCCAGACCGTTGATCGCGCTCTATACGACCGATATCGCGGTGTTGACGGAAGGTGCACGACTATTGTGGCTGGCGGCAGCCTTCGCCGTCTTCGACGGCGTCCAGACCATCGGTACAGGAGCGCTGCGCGGACTTGGCCTGACGCGCGTCCCGATGCTGAGCAACCTCTTCGGCTACTGGGCTTTTGGATTGCCGGTGGGCATCGCGCTCTGCTTCTGGAAGGGATGGGGCGTCGAAGGGATCTGGATCGGTTTAACAGCGGCACTGATCGTCATTGCCTCAGCTTTGTTCTTCTACTGGCGCAGCCGCTCGGCGGCATTGGTAAACGGCGAGTTTGCCGCGCATCCAGCTCCGGCGGAGAGCCTCTGATTCCGGCCCCTGAAATACACAGGGCCGGACAAGTATTCTGAAGTCCCGTGTCAGAGATTTCACAGCCAGCCATGACGCCGTTTATGCGCCAGTACACTGCGGCGCAACAGGCCCACCCGGACTGCCTGATCTTCTTCCGCATGGGCGACTTTTATGAGCTGTTCTACGACGATGCCGTCAAGGTCTCGCGCGAGCTGCAGCTCACACTGACCGCCCGCGATAAGCAGAAGTCCGTCCCGATGTGCGGCGTTCCCTACCACGCCGCCGAAACCTACATCCAGCGCCTGCTGCGCAAGGGCTATCGCATCGCGATGTGCGAGCAGATGGAAGACCCGAAGACGGTGAAGACCATCGTGCGCCGCGAGGTCGTCCGCGTGCTCACGCCCGGCACAGCCATCGATCCATCGCTCGGCTCCGACGAGAATAACTTTCTCGCCAGCCTTGCGCCCGTCGGAAAAGATGCCTTCGGCGTCGCCGTGCTCGACCTCTCCACTGGCGACTTCCGCGCCACAGAGTTCCGCGGAACCGATGCTTTCTCTCTCGCTCTCGATGAGCTTGGCCGCCTGCGGCCCGTGGAACTTGTCCTCCCAGAAAGCTTTCATCCCGGCAAAGCCGGCTTGCTGGCGGACGACGAGGTTGAGCTGCCGGGACTGGAAGTTCGCACACGCACTCCAGTCGAAGACTGGGTCTTCACCGCCGACTATGCTCTTCCTCTCCTGCAGGGCCACTTCCATACCCACTCGCTCGATGGCTTCGGCCTTGCCGGCCATACCGCCGCCGCGGTCGCCGCGGGCGCGCTGGTGCATTATGTGCGCAGCACCAAGCAGGGAGAACTGCAACATCTCGATGGACTGAAGTACTACCAACGCGGCGGCTCCCT
This genomic window from Terriglobus albidus contains:
- the ccsA gene encoding cytochrome c biogenesis protein CcsA → MSLLWLRVAVLLYGVASLAVLPAALYERPRWRHIALPAAVMGVVFQFVALSETMNAAHHRVPVEAREVQALMAMLIAGAFLLVYWRYRTLQLGVFALPIAFTLALVAAFVPGQHFAESALVRSGWIWLHVALLLAAYAAMMLSLLASVLYLVQERRLKTKGLGSLAGWLPPLETMDQIALKSLLFGLPCMTGGLLIGSVVAQETVGPAYFADPKVLLSFGMWVAYILMIQIRRSSGLRGRRAVYLSSFVFLVMIAAWVANQFSNVHRFTS
- the hemA gene encoding glutamyl-tRNA reductase, coding for MKIALLGVNHNTAPIEVRERLAIPSGRLADATRSLLHQPGVRESMILSTCNRVELVTCHEDNTDLRRFLAEYFAISKQEIEPHLYEYSEREAVRHLFRVASSLDSMVVGEPQILGQVKESYTVAREVGAVQSTLEPLLQRAFTVARKVRRETQIGSTSVSIASIAVDLAQKIFGSLRGKTILLVGAGKMSELAARHLIAQGAGTLYVANRTRSRAQRIAEEFQGSVMDFDALAAQAHLADIVVTSTGSQEAVFTVKMGRDLLSRRKGRPMFFIDIAVPRDVEPAMNQVDGAFVYDIDDLQQVAAANLAERSKEAQAAERIVAREVDRYEQRLQTLDAVPTIRAMQVTAEAMREAELRRAQSRLAGLTEEQQQAVEALTRGLVNKFLHGPMAGVREAARDGDAETLDALRRAFAPQQEGESK
- a CDS encoding MATE family efflux transporter; its protein translation is MRSWKQDLWSMVKLATPVVLAELGWMLQGIVDVIMVGRLGPIGIGAVALGNALYYAPSLFGIGLILGLDTMVSQAYGRKDYDACHRWLAQGVYIALLATPPLMLLVWSLGQMVGHFGVASALVEPTSHYVSTLVWGTLPLLLYAASRRYLQAVGQSRMVTITFVAANIVNWAGNWVLIYGHFGMPAMGVRGSALSTVLSRVMMAVMLLGFAWRYERRRGHPLFAHWAGPHWHQIRHLARIGLPAALQIILEIGAFGFSTVLAGKVSPIALAAHQIALNYAALAYMVPLGISAAASVAVGHAVGAGDPERARSDGWLAMILGVSFMAVVAVFFVALPRPLIALYTTDIAVLTEGARLLWLAAAFAVFDGVQTIGTGALRGLGLTRVPMLSNLFGYWAFGLPVGIALCFWKGWGVEGIWIGLTAALIVIASALFFYWRSRSAALVNGEFAAHPAPAESL